Proteins encoded together in one Ferroglobus placidus DSM 10642 window:
- a CDS encoding transcriptional regulator, whose protein sequence is MERSLRERIIDLLKEKEMSVTEICRELDLEPERAKEIYKIITTLPKILKRKGMQLFMLPPKCMSCGFEFENPKPSKCPKCKGERISEARFKIV, encoded by the coding sequence ATGGAAAGGAGCTTGAGGGAGAGAATAATCGACCTTCTGAAAGAAAAGGAAATGAGCGTAACGGAAATTTGCAGAGAGCTCGATCTGGAGCCTGAGAGGGCGAAAGAAATTTACAAAATCATTACGACTCTTCCGAAAATTCTCAAAAGGAAAGGAATGCAACTTTTCATGCTTCCGCCGAAGTGCATGAGCTGCGGGTTTGAGTTCGAAAATCCCAAGCCGAGCAAATGTCCGAAGTGTAAAGGGGAAAGAATAAGTGAGGCGAGGTTCAAAATAGTTTAG
- a CDS encoding radical SAM protein yields MELAINPSKIISTLCYSIFRLEPYTSCSFSCSYCYARWYREERLGVNRKVVGIFSKVARKLDRRIAFRLATLSDPLQDLEEKAKLSLKLMRIAEENEVPIVLNTKSDRISKNPWREQINRMAKNNLIVVQVSISSLKNFEFEKKAPKAEKRLEALSSIEAPRIVRLQPFLPNYSFDEAEEFVEKLKDYGVDQLTVEMLRIVKSELSAYKKYWDRWNDYSFEGDLIKAEAPEKLEELSNACKKYGIDFALCKEGLFNLETANCCGFHYLDAEIRPTLREVYRELLKRKKIRFEELNEIFKDYLFGEKLNSLPRLVRKALKYHEKTLIRNLKKKEVVERLTPLVKVEDNALILSKYAQSIQREDSNTV; encoded by the coding sequence ATGGAGCTGGCGATAAACCCGAGCAAAATCATTAGCACTCTCTGCTACTCCATTTTCAGGCTCGAGCCTTACACTTCCTGCTCCTTCTCCTGCTCCTACTGCTACGCGAGGTGGTATAGAGAGGAGAGACTCGGAGTTAATCGAAAAGTCGTCGGCATTTTCTCTAAAGTTGCCAGAAAACTTGATAGAAGAATTGCTTTCAGACTTGCAACACTTTCAGACCCGCTTCAGGATTTGGAGGAGAAAGCGAAGCTCTCTTTAAAGCTTATGAGGATCGCCGAAGAAAACGAGGTTCCGATCGTTCTCAACACCAAATCCGACAGAATTTCCAAGAATCCTTGGAGGGAGCAGATAAACAGAATGGCGAAAAATAATTTGATAGTCGTACAGGTTTCGATAAGCTCGCTGAAAAATTTTGAATTCGAGAAAAAGGCTCCGAAAGCTGAAAAGAGGCTTGAAGCTCTATCTTCGATTGAAGCTCCGAGAATCGTCAGGCTTCAACCTTTTCTGCCGAATTACTCCTTTGATGAGGCTGAGGAGTTCGTTGAGAAGCTAAAAGATTATGGTGTCGACCAGCTTACCGTCGAAATGCTCAGGATTGTGAAAAGCGAGCTTTCAGCTTACAAAAAATACTGGGATAGGTGGAATGATTACTCTTTCGAAGGGGATCTGATAAAAGCTGAAGCTCCGGAGAAGCTTGAGGAGCTGAGTAATGCTTGCAAAAAGTACGGCATCGATTTCGCTTTATGTAAAGAAGGCTTATTCAATCTCGAAACAGCCAACTGCTGCGGATTTCACTACTTAGACGCTGAAATAAGACCGACGCTAAGAGAAGTTTACAGAGAGCTTTTGAAAAGGAAGAAAATTAGGTTCGAAGAGTTGAACGAAATTTTCAAAGATTACCTTTTCGGAGAGAAGCTGAACTCTCTTCCGAGACTCGTGAGAAAAGCTTTGAAATACCACGAGAAGACGTTGATCAGGAATTTGAAGAAGAAGGAGGTAGTTGAAAGGTTGACGCCTCTCGTGAAGGTTGAAGACAACGCTTTAATTCTCTCCAAATACGCACAAAGTATTCAAAGGGAAGATTCCAATACTGTATGA
- a CDS encoding radical SAM protein: protein MMFYKAVRTDKCVGCNFCRNYVCQSEECVGCKACYLACPNEAVKLEEVEKKEEINVVVDGEKFSVPAGVTVKKALEILGYKFSKYPEKNAIFAPCEVGGCWSCAVEINGELKQSCVTPVREGMVVKTDVKRLLRAVHGFSGHPVGGVGTPWWIKGRRYIEAACFACGCNLRCPQCQNWTTTYCGKEKPLTPREAAMKMTALRRSIEVDRMAISGGECTLNREWLVSYVKELKNLNRDEKARIHIDTNATILTEDYLEELVEAGMTDIGIDIKALKLETFEKITGVGGELGKKYLKTSWRALKRALNYDIFVGVGIPYNPELISLEEVRKIGEKIAKMSDEVQVCALDYRAEFRSKIRRPSFEEMFRVWKTLKEVGLKNVICQTSVGYINPYGELYP, encoded by the coding sequence ATGATGTTCTACAAAGCTGTTAGAACGGACAAATGCGTGGGCTGTAATTTCTGCCGGAATTACGTTTGTCAATCTGAAGAGTGCGTAGGCTGTAAAGCCTGCTACTTAGCATGTCCCAACGAAGCCGTGAAGCTTGAGGAGGTTGAGAAAAAGGAAGAAATAAACGTGGTTGTCGACGGGGAGAAATTTTCCGTTCCGGCTGGAGTAACTGTGAAGAAAGCTCTCGAAATTTTGGGGTACAAATTTTCGAAATACCCCGAAAAGAATGCGATTTTCGCTCCCTGCGAAGTGGGAGGATGCTGGAGCTGTGCAGTTGAAATAAATGGTGAGCTTAAGCAGAGCTGCGTCACTCCGGTAAGGGAAGGAATGGTGGTAAAAACAGACGTTAAAAGATTGCTTAGAGCCGTCCACGGCTTTAGCGGACATCCGGTTGGAGGAGTAGGCACTCCCTGGTGGATAAAAGGGAGGAGGTATATAGAAGCAGCTTGTTTCGCTTGCGGCTGCAACCTGCGTTGTCCTCAGTGTCAGAACTGGACAACCACGTACTGCGGAAAAGAAAAGCCTCTTACGCCGAGAGAAGCTGCTATGAAAATGACCGCTTTGAGAAGATCCATTGAAGTTGATAGAATGGCGATCTCCGGCGGAGAGTGCACGTTAAACAGAGAGTGGCTCGTAAGCTATGTAAAAGAGTTGAAAAATCTCAACAGAGACGAAAAAGCGAGAATACACATAGACACCAACGCAACAATTCTAACCGAGGATTACTTGGAAGAGCTCGTTGAAGCTGGGATGACGGATATAGGCATAGATATCAAAGCTTTGAAGCTTGAAACGTTCGAGAAGATTACCGGAGTTGGGGGAGAACTCGGGAAGAAGTACTTGAAAACGTCCTGGAGAGCTTTAAAGCGTGCTTTGAATTACGACATCTTCGTCGGAGTTGGAATCCCCTACAATCCCGAGCTTATCTCTCTGGAGGAGGTTAGGAAAATAGGGGAAAAGATAGCAAAGATGAGCGACGAAGTTCAGGTCTGCGCCCTCGATTACCGAGCCGAGTTCAGGAGCAAAATAAGGAGACCGAGCTTTGAGGAGATGTTCAGAGTCTGGAAAACTTTGAAAGAGGTCGGTTTGAAAAACGTGATTTGCCAAACTTCCGTAGGATACATTAACCCTTACGGAGAACTTTATCCTTGA